The following are encoded in a window of Rhodothermus bifroesti genomic DNA:
- a CDS encoding radical SAM protein, translating to MIELMHWETLRPLERTRLIRQLRPARAAVDPWRPQGFHHELERAPDGRLERVNVIFLTNRECPWTCTMCDLWQHTTIAPVSATQLLHQLDHALMQLPKADAVKLYNSGSFFDRLAIPPAAYAGIAERVRACRRVIVESHPALLGSRTLQFQALLEGQLEVAIGVECIHPGVLEALNKQLTVGQLDRAVAWLHAHHLLIRAFILLKPPFLPPAEALYWTQRTVQWAVENGIQTVVLIPTRSGNGIMELLQQNGQFAPPTPEEIEAAAAYLFTQPAPVRLLDTWDLHRFYSCPNCARLQQQRFTRINQTQNWEPPVPCTQCMAS from the coding sequence ATGATCGAGCTCATGCACTGGGAAACACTCAGGCCACTGGAGCGCACCCGGCTTATTCGTCAGCTACGGCCTGCTCGAGCTGCGGTTGATCCGTGGCGGCCGCAGGGTTTTCATCACGAACTGGAGCGGGCCCCCGATGGTCGCCTAGAGCGGGTCAATGTCATTTTTCTGACAAACCGAGAGTGCCCATGGACGTGCACCATGTGTGACCTGTGGCAGCACACAACGATCGCCCCAGTAAGTGCAACCCAGCTGCTCCATCAGCTCGACCACGCCCTCATGCAGCTGCCCAAAGCCGACGCTGTCAAGCTTTACAACAGCGGAAGCTTCTTCGACCGGCTAGCCATCCCTCCTGCAGCTTATGCCGGTATTGCCGAGCGCGTTCGCGCATGCCGCCGCGTCATCGTGGAGTCGCACCCTGCCTTGCTTGGCTCGCGTACGCTGCAGTTTCAGGCGCTTCTTGAAGGTCAACTCGAAGTAGCTATTGGGGTGGAATGCATCCATCCTGGCGTGCTTGAAGCGCTCAACAAACAACTCACTGTCGGCCAGTTAGATCGGGCTGTAGCTTGGCTGCACGCGCACCACCTGCTCATCCGGGCTTTTATCCTGCTCAAACCCCCGTTTCTTCCGCCAGCTGAAGCCTTATACTGGACGCAGCGTACGGTGCAATGGGCTGTGGAAAACGGGATTCAAACCGTCGTGCTTATTCCAACACGCTCCGGCAATGGGATCATGGAGCTGCTGCAACAAAACGGGCAGTTCGCACCACCTACCCCTGAAGAAATCGAAGCCGCTGCCGCCTATCTGTTCACGCAACCCGCACCAGTGCGCCTGCTCGATACGTGGGATTTACATCGCTTTTATAGCTGTCCAAATTGCGCCCGCCTGCAACAACAGCGCTTTACGCGCATCAACCAAACGCAAAACTGGGAACCGCCCGTTCCCTGCACCCAATGCATGGCCTCATGA
- a CDS encoding NAD(P)/FAD-dependent oxidoreductase → MSKQFDLAILGSGFAGSLLALLLERQGFSVVLIEKGRHPRFVIGESSTPLANLYLERIARTFEVPELLPFSKYGSWKAHYPELPVGKKRGFTFFWHQAEQGWKPTLHGQRAYLLVAASPHDAIADTHWFRPDFDKHLVDLACRAGVVYLENTMPLHATETACGMKLNVKGPEGLETLEARFVVDATGAHAWLARQMGFRPEPHPYLPERVAIFSHFRQVARADAWLASSQEAWPYMPDDAAVHHLLEEGWAWVLHFDNGITSLGFTLRTDRLPDQDPEACWRQLLTRYPSLQALLAHAQPLYPLRMLPERPECFRQLIGRHWALLPSSVGILDPLLSTGIPLTLLGVWRLATLLCQYNGAPPTEALEQYQTITLHEFDHTARLIGGLWRVLNQPEAFAGLSKLYFAAASFRETRLRLEKETGIPGFLLSDHQEFVQQQEALLAEIEQGCTPTPETLNATLAPFDLAGLTEDRHGFYPAQAEDVLAACHKIPATREEVWAALQRSGFIVPETTV, encoded by the coding sequence ATGAGCAAACAGTTTGACCTTGCCATTTTAGGGAGCGGATTTGCCGGATCTTTACTGGCCCTGCTCCTCGAGCGACAGGGGTTCTCGGTCGTGCTTATTGAAAAAGGCCGACACCCCCGCTTTGTGATCGGCGAGTCTTCGACGCCCCTGGCCAATTTATACCTAGAGCGCATTGCACGCACGTTTGAGGTACCGGAGCTGCTCCCTTTCTCAAAATATGGTTCCTGGAAAGCCCATTATCCCGAACTCCCTGTAGGAAAAAAACGGGGGTTTACGTTCTTCTGGCACCAAGCTGAACAAGGCTGGAAGCCTACATTGCATGGGCAGCGGGCTTATCTGCTTGTGGCGGCCTCGCCGCATGACGCCATTGCCGACACCCACTGGTTTCGGCCGGATTTCGATAAGCACCTTGTTGATTTAGCCTGTCGCGCAGGCGTCGTATACCTGGAAAACACCATGCCGCTACACGCTACGGAAACAGCATGCGGCATGAAGCTTAACGTTAAGGGACCCGAGGGCTTGGAAACGCTCGAGGCGCGCTTTGTGGTGGATGCCACAGGAGCCCATGCCTGGCTGGCCCGCCAGATGGGCTTCAGGCCTGAACCGCATCCCTACCTTCCAGAACGTGTGGCCATCTTTTCGCATTTTCGACAGGTTGCCCGCGCCGATGCCTGGCTAGCCTCTTCTCAGGAAGCCTGGCCCTACATGCCTGACGACGCCGCAGTGCACCACTTGCTCGAAGAAGGCTGGGCCTGGGTGCTGCATTTCGATAACGGGATCACCAGCCTAGGCTTTACCTTGCGCACCGATCGCCTACCGGATCAGGACCCTGAAGCATGTTGGCGGCAGCTGCTGACGCGGTATCCTTCCCTTCAGGCCTTGCTTGCCCATGCCCAACCGCTCTACCCGCTTCGCATGCTGCCCGAGCGCCCGGAGTGCTTTCGGCAACTGATTGGCCGGCACTGGGCACTGCTACCCAGTAGCGTGGGCATCCTCGATCCCTTGCTTTCTACTGGCATTCCGCTGACCCTGCTGGGCGTTTGGCGTTTAGCTACGCTGCTGTGTCAATACAACGGCGCTCCACCAACCGAAGCCCTTGAGCAATACCAGACGATTACGTTGCACGAATTCGACCACACAGCTCGGCTCATCGGTGGCCTATGGCGCGTGCTCAATCAGCCCGAGGCCTTTGCTGGGCTTTCCAAGCTCTACTTCGCTGCCGCCAGCTTCCGGGAAACCCGCCTGCGACTCGAAAAAGAAACCGGCATTCCGGGCTTTCTACTCTCCGACCACCAGGAGTTTGTCCAACAACAAGAAGCGCTACTGGCAGAAATCGAGCAGGGATGCACCCCTACGCCAGAAACGCTAAACGCTACCCTAGCGCCCTTTGACTTGGCTGGGCTCACAGAAGACCGCCACGGATTTTATCCAGCCCAAGCGGAGGACGTGCTAGCGGCCTGTCACAAGATTCCCGCCACACGCGAGGAAGTATGGGCAGCATTGCAACGGAGTGGATTTATTGTTCCTGAAACAACCGTATAA
- a CDS encoding glycoside hydrolase family 3 protein — protein sequence MTRLATSGLVMLLLVGVAWAQSAKRVDSLLQAMTLAEKIALLHGAMDPTGEAGAGYVPGVPRLGIPPMRLTDGPAGIRTRHPATALPAPVALAATFEPELAYRYGRVMGQEGRARKHEVLLSPMVNIIRVPEAGRNFETFSEDPLLSARMVAAEVRGIQDAGLMATVKHYAANNFENDRMRVNAVVDERALREIYLPGFEAAVKAGVAAVMCAYNKVNGAYACDNEHLLSQILREEWGFEGWVMTDWFAWHSLESLAKGLDQEMPGFTLRFGGSNMSLAPAVFADSLLAAVTSGRIDEAFVDRAVRRILLQMARFGLLEGAASSPAEIDVEAHAALAREVAEAGAVLLRNERQTLPLTAEDLSNLVVVGPTATRPLVGGGGSSRVVPFRTTAALTALQELAGPSAQIRYVAGIDLDGVAVPTTVLQTPDGRPGLQRQGPDGTVQVDAQLDFTGERALPAGSQWTWTGTLTAPEAGEYELKLQTAGGVGTLTVDGQVVLRTGMFFSDASLIPTADGLENATYRVALQAGQQLSLVVQVSGQQPSLPFLPAERQPVQVRLAWVTPQRRAAFLQEAEEAARAARAAIVFVHEEGTEGRDRPSLALHPDQDAMVETVAAANPRTTVVLHVGAPTLMPWADRVGAILLMWYPGQEGGWATANLLLGRANPAGRLPVTFPRRAEDAPTAAPERYPGVNLTARYDEGIFVGYRWYDAQRITPLFPFGHGLSYTTFAYENLRVEPDGDGLMVRFFVRNTGDRPGSEVSQVYLGPPEHPPVPMAPLHLAGFQRVTLAPGEAKEVSMRIDSRALSYWSVTDHAWVKATGRRPVYVGASSRDLRLQTTIEVR from the coding sequence ATGACACGTCTTGCTACAAGTGGGCTTGTTATGCTGCTTTTGGTCGGCGTAGCCTGGGCGCAATCTGCTAAGCGTGTGGATTCGCTGCTGCAGGCGATGACACTGGCCGAAAAGATTGCGCTGCTCCATGGGGCAATGGATCCGACCGGTGAAGCGGGGGCTGGCTACGTGCCTGGTGTGCCGCGGCTAGGTATTCCGCCTATGCGTTTGACCGACGGTCCTGCAGGTATTCGCACGCGGCATCCGGCTACGGCACTTCCGGCTCCTGTGGCGCTTGCGGCTACTTTTGAACCTGAGCTTGCCTATCGTTATGGCCGAGTCATGGGCCAAGAAGGGCGGGCACGTAAGCATGAAGTGCTTCTTTCCCCAATGGTTAACATCATCCGCGTACCTGAAGCTGGCCGCAACTTTGAAACCTTTAGCGAAGATCCCTTGCTTTCGGCGCGCATGGTAGCAGCCGAAGTTCGCGGCATTCAGGACGCAGGACTCATGGCCACGGTGAAGCATTATGCAGCGAACAACTTTGAAAACGACCGCATGCGGGTCAATGCAGTGGTGGATGAACGGGCGCTTCGGGAAATCTACCTGCCCGGATTCGAAGCGGCGGTCAAGGCCGGTGTAGCCGCTGTAATGTGTGCCTACAATAAGGTTAACGGCGCCTATGCCTGCGATAATGAGCACTTGCTTAGTCAGATCTTGCGCGAAGAGTGGGGTTTTGAGGGGTGGGTTATGACCGATTGGTTTGCCTGGCATAGCTTGGAGTCGCTTGCCAAGGGGTTGGATCAGGAAATGCCGGGCTTTACCCTGCGATTTGGTGGTTCCAATATGTCGTTAGCGCCGGCCGTGTTTGCCGATTCGCTGCTTGCAGCTGTCACTTCAGGGCGTATAGATGAGGCATTTGTAGATCGCGCCGTGCGCCGCATTCTGCTGCAGATGGCACGTTTTGGATTGCTTGAAGGCGCGGCCAGTTCTCCGGCGGAGATCGATGTTGAGGCGCATGCCGCTCTTGCCCGCGAAGTAGCCGAGGCCGGGGCAGTGCTGCTGCGCAATGAGCGCCAGACGCTGCCACTTACTGCTGAAGATCTATCCAATTTGGTTGTCGTTGGTCCGACAGCTACCCGGCCGCTTGTTGGAGGTGGGGGGAGCTCACGCGTTGTGCCTTTCCGCACTACAGCTGCCCTAACCGCCTTACAGGAACTGGCTGGGCCTTCTGCGCAGATTCGTTATGTGGCGGGCATTGACCTGGATGGGGTGGCGGTGCCTACCACTGTTTTGCAGACACCGGATGGCCGCCCAGGCTTGCAGCGTCAGGGCCCCGACGGCACAGTGCAGGTGGATGCTCAGCTTGACTTTACCGGCGAGCGGGCACTCCCGGCTGGTTCACAGTGGACTTGGACGGGTACGCTAACAGCCCCAGAAGCAGGCGAGTACGAACTCAAGCTGCAAACAGCTGGCGGCGTAGGCACGCTTACTGTTGACGGTCAGGTCGTGCTGCGTACAGGGATGTTTTTCAGTGATGCCAGCCTCATTCCCACAGCCGATGGTTTGGAAAATGCCACTTACCGGGTTGCTTTGCAAGCAGGTCAGCAGTTGTCGCTTGTGGTGCAGGTCTCCGGTCAACAGCCGTCGCTGCCTTTTCTCCCTGCCGAGCGCCAGCCGGTGCAGGTACGACTGGCTTGGGTGACTCCTCAGCGCCGTGCCGCTTTTTTGCAAGAAGCTGAGGAAGCAGCCCGTGCGGCCCGGGCCGCTATCGTCTTTGTACATGAAGAGGGCACCGAAGGGCGCGACCGTCCCTCACTGGCGCTGCATCCGGATCAGGATGCGATGGTCGAGACGGTAGCAGCAGCTAACCCGCGTACAACAGTGGTGCTGCATGTAGGTGCGCCAACGCTGATGCCTTGGGCCGATCGCGTTGGCGCCATCTTGCTAATGTGGTATCCTGGCCAAGAGGGAGGCTGGGCTACGGCGAACTTGCTCCTGGGGCGTGCCAACCCCGCTGGACGGTTGCCTGTGACGTTCCCGCGTCGTGCCGAGGATGCACCAACGGCAGCACCTGAACGCTATCCTGGCGTGAATCTGACCGCCCGCTACGATGAGGGCATTTTCGTGGGGTATCGCTGGTACGATGCGCAGCGCATTACACCCCTTTTCCCCTTTGGCCATGGGCTTTCCTACACTACGTTTGCCTATGAAAACTTGCGTGTTGAGCCCGATGGCGATGGTTTGATGGTGCGCTTTTTTGTACGCAATACAGGCGATCGCCCTGGCAGCGAGGTGTCCCAAGTGTATTTGGGACCACCAGAGCATCCACCCGTACCTATGGCACCGCTACACCTGGCAGGATTTCAGCGTGTAACCCTCGCCCCAGGTGAAGCCAAAGAGGTGTCGATGCGCATCGATAGCCGAGCGCTGTCGTACTGGTCGGTGACTGACCACGCTTGGGTAAAAGCAACCGGGCGCCGACCGGTCTACGTGGGGGCTTCCTCGCGCGATTTGCGGTTGCAGACAACCATCGAGGTGCGTTAA
- a CDS encoding UPF0489 family protein yields the protein MRILDIDLDFFLNTTRFWPSFGRPEDPTLRPWSPEAVQNFLEKQCGLRRDRPLPGLIVDEHHEVFFDWRIRIAQGLLVPPFEVVHLDAHADLGYGDASVPYVLTEVLGQPLKDRAFPRVGGREGLGPGNYLLFAIACRWIRALTYVYHPDRHADLPQGIVHLNAHKEGWITLPYYGPLPPEVFGQRRTLQPLAVEPPVPYREVPGAVYANTDGPFDLLYVARSPLYTPAEADRLLDVFRVYLCEPATLPSKAVLRASRSHIRNARQTQPTKKGRPHSRRRP from the coding sequence ATGCGCATCTTGGACATCGATCTGGATTTCTTTCTCAACACGACACGCTTTTGGCCTAGCTTTGGGCGCCCGGAAGACCCAACGCTGCGCCCTTGGTCACCCGAAGCCGTGCAGAACTTTCTCGAAAAACAGTGCGGCTTGCGGCGCGATCGGCCCCTCCCGGGTTTAATCGTAGACGAACACCACGAGGTGTTTTTCGACTGGCGGATCCGCATCGCTCAGGGACTACTTGTGCCCCCTTTTGAGGTAGTACACCTCGATGCCCATGCTGACCTGGGCTATGGTGATGCCAGTGTGCCGTATGTTTTGACGGAAGTATTGGGTCAGCCGCTTAAAGATCGGGCATTTCCTCGTGTAGGCGGGCGCGAAGGCCTCGGCCCTGGCAATTATCTACTTTTTGCCATCGCTTGCCGCTGGATTCGGGCGCTGACCTACGTCTACCATCCCGACCGCCATGCAGACCTACCCCAAGGCATTGTGCACTTGAATGCCCACAAAGAAGGCTGGATCACCCTGCCCTATTACGGGCCGTTGCCTCCTGAAGTGTTTGGCCAGCGCCGTACGCTTCAGCCGCTCGCTGTAGAACCTCCTGTACCCTACCGCGAGGTACCTGGAGCCGTTTATGCCAACACAGACGGCCCTTTTGACCTGCTCTACGTGGCTCGCTCTCCCCTCTATACGCCAGCCGAAGCCGACCGGTTACTGGACGTATTTCGCGTATACCTGTGCGAACCGGCAACGCTTCCCTCCAAAGCGGTCCTGCGTGCCTCACGTTCCCACATCCGGAATGCACGGCAAACACAGCCAACAAAAAAGGGCCGTCCTCACTCGCGAAGACGGCCCTGA
- the acnA gene encoding aconitate hydratase AcnA: protein MNQSTATSRDLLGARDTFHTGQGTAYFYRLDRLEKLGFSGIDRLPFSIKILLEGLLRNCDGYLVTQEDVERLARYNPKAPAPEEIPFMPARVLLQDFTGVPAVVDLAAMRSAMARLGGDPDVINPRVPVHLVIDHSVQVDYFGIPEALRLNAELEFQRNRERYEFLRWGQQAFENFSVVPPASGICHQVNLEYISRVVWSRPAEDGVPVAYPDSLVGTDSHTTMVNGLGVLGWGVGGIEAEAVMLGQPIYMLMPEVIGFRLTGELAEGATATDLVLTVTQMLRQYGVVGRFVEFFGPGLSKLSVPDRATIANMAPEYGATMGFFPVDQETLDYLRRTGRPQELVDLVERYTKAQGLFRTDETPDPEFFDVIELDLGQVVPSVAGPKRPQDRIELSAVKKAFQVAFSSPSGPKGFGRKPEEFTQTVTYRDEKGNAVQLRHGDVVIAAITSCTNTSNPSVMLGAGLLAKKAVERGLKVPPYVKTSLAPGSKVVTDYLTAAGLMPYLEQLGFGLVGYGCTTCIGNSGPLPEPVAKAIKEGNLVVAGVLSGNRNFEGRIHPLVQANFLASPPLVIAYALAGTVNLDLTSEPLGSDREGRPVYLKDIWPSSQEILALINEVIKPDMFRKEYEGIETSNEMWNQLRVAGGAIYEWDPDSTYIQEPPFFTDLTPEVPKIQPITSARVLVRAGDSTTTDHISPAGSIPPDSPAGRYLIARGVKPIDFNSYGARRGNHEVMMRGTFANIRFKNLLVPGTEGGITRYFPTGEVMSIYDAAMRYKEEGIPLIVIGGKDYGMGSSRDWAAKGTALLGVRAVLAESFERIHRSNLIGMGVLPLQFKEGQNAETLGLDGSEVYDIPVTNDVKPRQTLTVTATKADGTKVSFEVLVRLDTPVEVEYYRHGGILHYVLRDFLRSQPERVEV from the coding sequence ATGAACCAGTCGACAGCAACTTCTCGCGATTTACTGGGCGCACGGGATACGTTTCATACTGGCCAGGGGACGGCTTACTTTTATCGCCTTGATCGATTGGAAAAATTGGGATTTTCGGGTATCGACCGTTTGCCCTTCTCTATCAAGATTCTCTTAGAAGGGCTTTTGCGCAACTGTGATGGCTATCTGGTGACGCAAGAAGACGTCGAGCGCCTGGCACGCTACAATCCTAAGGCCCCAGCTCCGGAGGAAATTCCGTTTATGCCTGCGCGGGTGCTGCTGCAGGACTTTACAGGCGTGCCAGCCGTGGTGGATTTGGCGGCCATGCGTTCGGCTATGGCCCGCCTAGGGGGCGACCCAGACGTGATCAACCCTAGGGTACCTGTACACCTGGTCATCGACCACTCCGTGCAGGTGGACTACTTTGGCATTCCTGAAGCGCTACGCCTAAATGCCGAACTGGAATTTCAGCGTAACCGCGAGCGCTACGAGTTTTTGCGTTGGGGGCAGCAGGCCTTTGAAAACTTCTCTGTGGTACCCCCTGCCAGTGGCATTTGCCATCAGGTCAACCTGGAGTACATCTCGCGCGTGGTCTGGAGCCGTCCGGCAGAAGATGGGGTGCCGGTAGCCTATCCGGACAGCCTGGTCGGCACCGACAGTCACACAACCATGGTCAATGGCTTGGGTGTACTTGGCTGGGGAGTAGGGGGTATTGAGGCCGAGGCTGTTATGCTGGGGCAACCGATCTACATGCTGATGCCCGAGGTGATCGGTTTTCGGCTTACCGGTGAGTTGGCCGAAGGTGCCACCGCTACCGACTTGGTGCTTACCGTTACGCAGATGCTGCGTCAATATGGGGTGGTGGGGCGTTTTGTTGAGTTTTTCGGTCCCGGCCTGAGCAAACTTTCTGTGCCCGATCGGGCCACCATTGCCAACATGGCCCCCGAGTACGGGGCAACCATGGGCTTCTTCCCTGTGGACCAGGAGACCCTCGACTATCTGCGGCGCACTGGCCGGCCACAAGAACTTGTGGACTTGGTCGAACGCTACACCAAAGCGCAAGGACTTTTCCGCACGGATGAGACGCCGGATCCTGAGTTTTTTGACGTAATCGAGCTAGACTTAGGCCAGGTCGTACCTAGCGTGGCTGGCCCGAAACGGCCGCAAGACCGCATCGAGCTTTCGGCGGTCAAAAAAGCCTTCCAGGTTGCGTTCTCCAGTCCCTCAGGCCCTAAAGGATTTGGCCGCAAGCCGGAAGAATTTACGCAGACCGTTACCTATCGGGACGAAAAAGGCAACGCGGTTCAGCTTCGACATGGCGACGTGGTCATTGCAGCGATTACAAGCTGCACAAACACCAGCAATCCCTCAGTCATGTTGGGAGCTGGGCTGCTGGCCAAAAAGGCTGTCGAGCGGGGTTTGAAAGTCCCACCGTATGTGAAGACCAGTTTGGCCCCCGGTTCCAAGGTGGTCACCGACTACCTGACGGCTGCTGGTTTGATGCCTTATCTCGAACAGCTTGGCTTCGGATTGGTAGGCTATGGGTGCACCACATGCATTGGAAACTCGGGGCCGCTGCCAGAACCTGTTGCAAAAGCCATTAAAGAAGGCAATCTGGTCGTCGCTGGTGTGCTTTCGGGCAACCGGAACTTTGAAGGCCGTATCCACCCGCTTGTGCAGGCCAACTTCCTGGCGTCGCCTCCCCTGGTGATCGCCTATGCGCTGGCAGGTACGGTCAACCTCGATCTAACCAGCGAGCCCCTGGGCTCGGATCGGGAGGGCCGTCCGGTATACCTCAAAGACATTTGGCCGAGCAGCCAGGAAATCCTTGCGCTCATTAATGAGGTCATCAAGCCCGACATGTTCCGTAAAGAATACGAGGGCATTGAGACTTCAAATGAGATGTGGAACCAGCTGCGCGTAGCTGGTGGGGCCATTTATGAATGGGATCCGGATTCGACCTACATCCAAGAGCCGCCTTTCTTTACTGACCTCACACCTGAGGTGCCTAAAATTCAACCCATTACGAGCGCGCGTGTGCTGGTGCGTGCTGGCGATTCGACAACCACCGACCATATTTCGCCGGCTGGCTCAATTCCTCCAGATAGCCCTGCTGGGCGCTACTTGATTGCTCGGGGTGTAAAGCCGATCGACTTCAACTCCTATGGCGCGCGGCGAGGCAATCACGAAGTGATGATGCGCGGCACGTTTGCGAACATTCGTTTTAAAAACCTGCTTGTTCCGGGTACTGAGGGCGGCATCACGCGCTACTTCCCTACGGGCGAGGTCATGTCGATCTACGATGCGGCCATGCGTTACAAAGAAGAAGGCATTCCGCTCATCGTCATCGGCGGAAAAGATTACGGCATGGGTTCCAGCCGCGACTGGGCCGCCAAAGGGACCGCACTTCTGGGGGTGCGGGCTGTACTAGCCGAAAGCTTTGAGCGTATCCACCGCTCGAACCTAATCGGTATGGGCGTGTTGCCGCTCCAGTTTAAAGAGGGGCAAAATGCAGAAACGTTGGGGCTCGATGGCTCGGAAGTCTACGACATCCCTGTAACCAACGACGTCAAGCCGCGCCAGACGCTGACCGTCACGGCTACCAAAGCTGATGGTACGAAGGTCTCCTTTGAAGTATTGGTACGGCTCGATACCCCGGTAGAGGTCGAGTACTACCGTCACGGTGGCATTCTACACTACGTGCTGCGGGACTTTTTGCGCAGCCAGCCCGAACGCGTCGAAGTTTAA
- a CDS encoding asparagine synthase-related protein, with protein sequence MLRPRYIEDVIDLTDPGLNHILNMTLDEARARVRSGDPAAVRAIEGSFALVARDGKTVRLARSMDRPMRYFLAKREDGPALVVAHRIEEIYQWLQSVGFADQFHPSYTRMVPAHYVVTLELIGCPDPAPAYTRFFEIPQETLPPDLPTIGRYYIGALQEEIRRWLLSIPADAPIGVTFSGGIDSGSVFLVTYHTLLSLGMNPARLKAFTLDLGGGADRDQAFTFLKTLGLELFWEPVETDLAGIDLREVVRLVEDYKPLDIESAAMHYALAQALRKRYPDWKYLLDGEGGDENLRAYPIEHNPELTVYSIINNPLLYHEGWGVDKLKHSLTYTGGLSRAYTRTFAINRHFGFTGFSPYTRPSVIEVAEKIPFAALTGYDKAKLYQLKGAVVYHGVKAITGMEMPIFEKRRFQHGALPPTRLRDLIPAERQLRRMVEDLFAA encoded by the coding sequence ATGCTTCGACCCCGCTACATCGAAGACGTGATCGACCTGACAGACCCCGGACTTAATCATATCCTAAACATGACCCTCGATGAAGCACGCGCGCGCGTGCGCTCGGGTGACCCAGCCGCTGTTCGTGCCATCGAGGGTTCGTTTGCGCTCGTAGCACGCGACGGCAAGACGGTGCGGCTGGCACGCTCAATGGATCGGCCCATGCGCTATTTTCTAGCCAAGCGTGAAGATGGACCTGCCCTGGTCGTAGCCCATCGGATTGAAGAAATCTACCAATGGTTGCAATCTGTTGGTTTTGCTGATCAGTTCCATCCCAGCTACACGCGGATGGTCCCAGCACACTATGTGGTAACGCTGGAGCTGATTGGCTGCCCGGACCCGGCACCGGCTTATACACGCTTTTTTGAGATTCCTCAAGAAACCCTACCGCCCGATCTGCCTACCATTGGCCGCTACTACATTGGCGCGCTTCAGGAGGAAATCCGACGCTGGTTGCTCAGCATCCCAGCCGATGCCCCAATTGGCGTAACCTTTTCTGGCGGTATTGACAGCGGCTCTGTGTTTCTGGTTACCTACCACACCCTCTTGTCACTGGGCATGAACCCTGCTCGCCTAAAAGCTTTTACACTCGACCTCGGGGGTGGAGCAGACCGGGACCAAGCCTTCACTTTCCTAAAAACACTCGGACTGGAGCTGTTCTGGGAGCCCGTTGAGACGGACCTTGCAGGGATCGACTTGCGTGAAGTGGTTCGCTTGGTAGAAGACTATAAGCCGCTCGATATCGAGTCGGCTGCCATGCACTATGCCTTAGCCCAGGCATTGCGCAAACGCTACCCCGACTGGAAGTACTTGCTCGACGGTGAAGGAGGCGACGAAAACCTTCGGGCTTATCCCATCGAGCACAACCCCGAACTCACTGTTTATAGCATTATCAACAATCCGCTGTTGTATCACGAGGGTTGGGGAGTAGATAAGCTCAAGCATTCGCTGACCTATACAGGCGGCCTCAGTCGCGCCTATACGCGTACGTTCGCGATCAATCGGCATTTTGGATTTACGGGCTTTAGTCCGTATACGCGCCCAAGTGTAATTGAAGTGGCCGAGAAAATTCCTTTTGCTGCGCTAACCGGCTACGACAAGGCCAAGCTGTACCAGCTTAAAGGCGCCGTGGTCTACCATGGTGTTAAAGCCATAACGGGCATGGAAATGCCAATTTTTGAAAAACGTCGCTTCCAGCATGGGGCCTTGCCCCCCACTCGCTTGCGAGACCTGATCCCCGCTGAGCGGCAGCTCCGACGCATGGTAGAAGATCTCTTTGCGGCATGA